In Mercurialis annua linkage group LG5, ddMerAnnu1.2, whole genome shotgun sequence, a single genomic region encodes these proteins:
- the LOC126683486 gene encoding heavy metal-associated isoprenylated plant protein 37 encodes MTKQDDFKLLKIQTCVLKVNIHCDGCKQKVKKLLQRIEGVYQVSIDAEQQKVTVSGNIDSASLIKKLVRAGKHAEIWDQKSNQTQTQNRNQNQNQKNNCFKDDKNNNKGQKQVIMKNLAALKNQQQKFPMFSSEEDDDYFDDDDYEDDEDDDLRFLTPSQLGLLKQQIDAKKNNAATAAVGQGATKMSNNNGQKKGNPNQNMAMKILPGGGIDQKAMAAALKMNSNQSGGGGINHTVEAGKRGNHDIAAMMNNLAGFNGHGANLTNSAALGANSSGLGLGFQPVQSNLGYQGGSLGQQYPSTMLMNMNGHNLDHNQAANMMMNMQNRQQQPQMMYHRSPFVQPNTGYYYNNYSSASAAPYPYNEAYPTNYNGGCNSNSGAATTHMFSDENTSSCSIM; translated from the exons ATGACTAAACAAGATGACTTTAAGCTCCTCAAGATCCAG ACTTGTGTTCTTAAAGTGAACATTCATTGTGATGGGTGTAAGCAGAAAGTCAAGAAACTCCTTCAGAGGATTGAAG GGGTTTACCAAGTAAGCATAGATGCAGAGCAACAGAAGGTTACAGTATCAGGAAATATAGACTCTGCAAGTTTGATCAAGAAACTAGTGAGAGCTGGTAAACATGCTGAGATTTGGGaccaaaaatctaaccaaacTCAAACACAAAACCGtaaccaaaaccaaaaccaaaaaaacaACTGTTTCAAAGATGACAAGAACAACAACAAAGGTCAAAAGCAAGTGATCATGAAAAACCTAGCAGCACTAAAAAACCAGCAGCAGAAGTTTCCCATGTTCAGCtctgaagaagatgatgactattttgatgatgatgattatgaagaTGATGAGGATGATGATCTCAGGTTTCTAACTCCAAGTCAGCTAGGTCTTCTCAAACAGCAAATTGATGCCAAGAAAAATAATGCAGCTACGGCAGCAGTTGGTCAGGGTGCCACTAAGATGAGCAACAATAATGGTCAAAAGAAAGGAAACCCTAATCAGAACATGGCAATGAAAATTCTTCCAGGTGGTGGCATTGATCAAAAAGCCATGGCAGCAGCTTTAAAGATGAACAGTAACCAATCAGGAGGTGGGGGAATTAATCATACTGTAGAAGCTGGTAAAAGAGGAAACCATGACATTGCTGCTATGATGAATAATCTTGCTGGTTTTAATGGACATGGTGCTAATCTAACCAATTCTGCTGCTCTAGGAGCCAACTCCAGTGGtttaggattagggtttcaaccgGTTCAGTCAAATCTTGGGTATCAAGGAGGATCTTTAGGTCAACAATATCCATCAACAATGCTGATGAACATGAATGGGCACAACCTTGACCATAATCAAGCAGCAAATATGATGATGAACATGCAAAATAGGCAACAACAGCCTCAGATGATGTATCACAGGTCACCATTTGTTCAACCTAACACTGGCTATTACTATAATAACTATAGCTCTGCCTCTGCTGCACCTTACCCCTATAATGAAGCTTATCCCACCAATTATAATGGTGGTTGTAACTCTAACTCTGGTGCAGCTACTACTCACATGTTCAGTGATGAAAATACAAGCAGCTGTTCAATCATGTAA
- the LOC126679822 gene encoding heavy metal-associated isoprenylated plant protein 20: MGALDNLSDYISDLFTYAGKKRKRKPMQTVEIKVKMDCDGCERRVKNAVSNIKGVKTVEVNRKQSRVVVSGYVEPNKVLKKVKSTGKRAEFWPYVPYNLVAYPYVAQAYDKKAPSGYVKNVFQALPSPNAPHEKFTTMFSDENPNACSIM; encoded by the exons ATGGGAGCTCTCGATAATCTATCGGATTACATTTCTGATTTGTTCACCTATGCCGGAAAAAAGAGGAAGCGAAAGCCAATGCag acAGTTGAAATCAAAGTGAAAATGGACTGCGATGGCTGTGAAAGAAGAGTTAAAAATGCTGTCTCCAACATCAAAG GTGTGAAAACTGTGGAAGTAAACAGAAAGCAAAGCAGAGTAGTGGTGAGTGGGTATGTAGAGCCAAACAAGGTATTAAAGAAAGTAAAAAGTACAGGAAAAAGAGCAGAATTTTGGCCATATGTTCCATACAATTTGGTGGCATATCCTTATGTAGCTCAAGCTTATGACAAGAAGGCTCCATCAGGGTATGTTAAGAATGTATTTCAAGCTCTTCCTAGTCCTAATGCTCCTCATGAGAAGTTTACTACAATGTTTAGTGATGAAAATCCTAATGCTTGTTCCATTATGTAG